From one Calypte anna isolate BGI_N300 chromosome 11, bCalAnn1_v1.p, whole genome shotgun sequence genomic stretch:
- the HEATR3 gene encoding HEAT repeat-containing protein 3 isoform X2 encodes MDKNYIEDIANEAINLLWNVCECNSTAVSIFNKEGCLEAVLHYMKKFSTNVDLAISVANCLQAVTEDNPDLLSSFNASAQQVLEMVMLCPESTMKHVQLRTLIAGTIWNIKDTIPAGSLGSMVNAILKIFSESLAIDAGEMIIRMNEAEKNRLKLAVEAETEENMSDVIYNCASSEADDMEQIPKGKVRRENDISDLLPSDKWELKEVTALLMAQQAALEIIVNMCCSEDPSDDEWEELSSSDESDLFMENSYNEGTGLLMSPLCLSDEVNSAFLNNLIPKKILEKTAFPNSVALDICMHNPSWKPLIKKLNVVQCRALTCLHSILLVSDVDCLGGASALQSLAQHLSHLLFSKTELPTDTEFLEAITSALRALLQTMASKNISQCMTPEQLLALCEAGIHSSNASVRVNVVSILGISGSILAKGQDTAETLKMIGKFLLEVAMKESSLVVAGEALDALFDVFADGQEAEKAAVQIKLLPALKEFQPVFKLRIRKEGKGQYSTDQLCVLDNVKMNLRRFIAYQETLGKIPT; translated from the exons atGGATAAAAATTATATTGAAGACATAGCCAATGAGGCTATTAACTTGCTGTGGAATGTATG TGAATGCAACAGTACAGCAGTATCCATATTCAATAAAGAAGGGTGTCTGGAGGCTGTGCTGCATTACATGAAGAAATTTTCCACGAATGTGGATCTGGCTATTTCAGTAG CAAACTGCTTGCAAGCAGTGACAGAAGATAATCCAGatcttctttcttcattcaATGCTTCTGCACAACAAGTATTGGAAATGGTGATGTTGTGTCCAGAGAGCACAATGAAGCATGTCCAGTTGAGAACTCTGATAGCAG GCACCATCTGGAATATCAAGGACACCATTCCAGCGGGCAGCCTGGGGAGCATGGTTAATGCAATCCTGAAGATTTTTTCAGAATCATTAGCAATAGATGCTGGTGAAATGATTATTCGTAtgaatgaagctgaaaaaaacaggtTAAAACTTGCTGTGGAGGCAGAAACTGAGGAAAACATGAGTGATGTTATATACAACTGTGCTTCGAGTGAAGCTGATGACATGGAACAAATACCAAAAGGAAAAGTCAGGAgagaaaatgacatttcagaCCTGCTTCCA tcTGATAAGTGGGAACTGAAAGAAGTGACAGCTTTACTGATGGCTCAGCAGGCTGCTCTGGAAATCATTGTTAATATGTGCTGCAGTGAAG ATCCCTCTGATGATGAATGGGAAGAACTCTCCAGCAGTGATGAAAGTGACTTGTTTATGGAAAACTCATACAATGAGGGGACTGGGCTGCTAATGTCACCTTTGTGCCTTTCTGATGAGGTTAACTCGGCATTTCTGAACAACCTCATTCCAAAGAAG atTCTTGAAAAAACTGCTTTTCCGAACAGTGTTGCTTTAGACATCTGTATGCACAATCCATCTTGGAAACCATTGATTAAAAA ATTGAATGTGGTGCAGTGTAGAGCTTTAACATGTCTTCATAGCATTTTGTTAGTGTCAGATGTGGATTGTCTTGGAGGAGCTTCAGCACTTCAGTCCCTTGCACAGCATCTCTCACATCTACTCTTTTCTAAAACAG AACTCCCTACAGACACAGAATTCTTAGAAGCCATAACCAGTGCTTTGAGGGCTCTCCTACAAACAATGGCATCAAAGAACATCTCCCAG TGTATGACTCCTGAGCAGCTGTTGGCTTTATGTGAAGCTGGTATTCACAGCAGCAATGCTAGTGTTAGAGTGAATGTAGTGAGCATCCTTGGAATTTCTGGCAGCATCCTGGCAAAAGGACAAGATACGGCTGAAACACTAAAG atgattgGAAAATTTCTTCTTGAGGTTGCTATGAAGGAGTCATCTCTTGTGGTAGCAGGGGAAGCCTTGGATGCACTTTTTGATGTATTTGCAGATGgtcaagaagcagaaaaggcagcagtACAGATCAAGTTGCTTCCAGCACTGAAAGAATTTCAGCCAGTGTTCAAACTGAGG atacggaaagaaggaaaaggacaaTACAGTACAGATCAGTTGTGTGTTCTTGACAATGTGAAGATGAATTTGAGAAGATTTATTGCATATCAAGAGACACTAGGGAAAATCCCAACCTGA
- the HEATR3 gene encoding HEAT repeat-containing protein 3 isoform X1, translating into MGKSRARRFRRGPFSPAGPELRRDGESSPEDEPASELLEKLQHPSAEVREFACASISKLLQQKHIIPAFLQRDVVRCLGPLLMDHSLAVRETAAGALRNLSACGGFDVCDDMVTKDIMTPLVALLKECSTGLDANQKHREMDKNYIEDIANEAINLLWNVCECNSTAVSIFNKEGCLEAVLHYMKKFSTNVDLAISVANCLQAVTEDNPDLLSSFNASAQQVLEMVMLCPESTMKHVQLRTLIAGTIWNIKDTIPAGSLGSMVNAILKIFSESLAIDAGEMIIRMNEAEKNRLKLAVEAETEENMSDVIYNCASSEADDMEQIPKGKVRRENDISDLLPSDKWELKEVTALLMAQQAALEIIVNMCCSEDPSDDEWEELSSSDESDLFMENSYNEGTGLLMSPLCLSDEVNSAFLNNLIPKKILEKTAFPNSVALDICMHNPSWKPLIKKLNVVQCRALTCLHSILLVSDVDCLGGASALQSLAQHLSHLLFSKTELPTDTEFLEAITSALRALLQTMASKNISQCMTPEQLLALCEAGIHSSNASVRVNVVSILGISGSILAKGQDTAETLKMIGKFLLEVAMKESSLVVAGEALDALFDVFADGQEAEKAAVQIKLLPALKEFQPVFKLRIRKEGKGQYSTDQLCVLDNVKMNLRRFIAYQETLGKIPT; encoded by the exons ATGGGGAAGAGCCGGGCGCGGAGGTTCCGCAGGGGCCCTTTCTCCCCCGCCGGCCCCGAGCTGCGCCGCGACGGAGAAAGCAGCCCCGAGGACGAGCCGGCAtcggagctgctggagaag ctgcagcatccaAGTGCCGAAGTGAGGGAGTTTGCCTGTGCCAGTATTTCCAAGCTGTTGCAGCAGAAGCACATAATCCCAGCCTTTCTCCAGAGAGATGTTGTCAGGTGTTTAGGGCCCTTGTTGATGGATCACAGTTTAGCTGTTCGGGAGACAGCTGCGGGTGCCCTCCG gAATCTGAGTGCTTGTGGAGGATTTGATGTCTGTGATGACATGGTGACAAAGGACATCATGACACCCCTTGTTGCACTTCTGAAGGAG TGCAGCACTGGACTAGATGCTAaccagaaacacagagagatGGATAAAAATTATATTGAAGACATAGCCAATGAGGCTATTAACTTGCTGTGGAATGTATG TGAATGCAACAGTACAGCAGTATCCATATTCAATAAAGAAGGGTGTCTGGAGGCTGTGCTGCATTACATGAAGAAATTTTCCACGAATGTGGATCTGGCTATTTCAGTAG CAAACTGCTTGCAAGCAGTGACAGAAGATAATCCAGatcttctttcttcattcaATGCTTCTGCACAACAAGTATTGGAAATGGTGATGTTGTGTCCAGAGAGCACAATGAAGCATGTCCAGTTGAGAACTCTGATAGCAG GCACCATCTGGAATATCAAGGACACCATTCCAGCGGGCAGCCTGGGGAGCATGGTTAATGCAATCCTGAAGATTTTTTCAGAATCATTAGCAATAGATGCTGGTGAAATGATTATTCGTAtgaatgaagctgaaaaaaacaggtTAAAACTTGCTGTGGAGGCAGAAACTGAGGAAAACATGAGTGATGTTATATACAACTGTGCTTCGAGTGAAGCTGATGACATGGAACAAATACCAAAAGGAAAAGTCAGGAgagaaaatgacatttcagaCCTGCTTCCA tcTGATAAGTGGGAACTGAAAGAAGTGACAGCTTTACTGATGGCTCAGCAGGCTGCTCTGGAAATCATTGTTAATATGTGCTGCAGTGAAG ATCCCTCTGATGATGAATGGGAAGAACTCTCCAGCAGTGATGAAAGTGACTTGTTTATGGAAAACTCATACAATGAGGGGACTGGGCTGCTAATGTCACCTTTGTGCCTTTCTGATGAGGTTAACTCGGCATTTCTGAACAACCTCATTCCAAAGAAG atTCTTGAAAAAACTGCTTTTCCGAACAGTGTTGCTTTAGACATCTGTATGCACAATCCATCTTGGAAACCATTGATTAAAAA ATTGAATGTGGTGCAGTGTAGAGCTTTAACATGTCTTCATAGCATTTTGTTAGTGTCAGATGTGGATTGTCTTGGAGGAGCTTCAGCACTTCAGTCCCTTGCACAGCATCTCTCACATCTACTCTTTTCTAAAACAG AACTCCCTACAGACACAGAATTCTTAGAAGCCATAACCAGTGCTTTGAGGGCTCTCCTACAAACAATGGCATCAAAGAACATCTCCCAG TGTATGACTCCTGAGCAGCTGTTGGCTTTATGTGAAGCTGGTATTCACAGCAGCAATGCTAGTGTTAGAGTGAATGTAGTGAGCATCCTTGGAATTTCTGGCAGCATCCTGGCAAAAGGACAAGATACGGCTGAAACACTAAAG atgattgGAAAATTTCTTCTTGAGGTTGCTATGAAGGAGTCATCTCTTGTGGTAGCAGGGGAAGCCTTGGATGCACTTTTTGATGTATTTGCAGATGgtcaagaagcagaaaaggcagcagtACAGATCAAGTTGCTTCCAGCACTGAAAGAATTTCAGCCAGTGTTCAAACTGAGG atacggaaagaaggaaaaggacaaTACAGTACAGATCAGTTGTGTGTTCTTGACAATGTGAAGATGAATTTGAGAAGATTTATTGCATATCAAGAGACACTAGGGAAAATCCCAACCTGA
- the CNEP1R1 gene encoding nuclear envelope phosphatase-regulatory subunit 1 isoform X2, with amino-acid sequence MNSLDQAEDLKAFERRLTEYIACLQPATGRWRNFICIQNFRLHRKHSELPNVQWKLQGFMVILIVVSVCTATGAWNWLIDPETQKVSFFTSLWNHPFFTISCITLIGLFFAGIHKRVVAPSIIAARCRTVLAEYNMSCDDY; translated from the exons ATGAACTCCCTGGACCAGGCTGAGG ATCTCAAAGCTTTTGAAAGAAGACTTACTGAGTATATTGCATGTTTGCAACCAGCTACAGGACGTTGGAGAA ACTTTATTTGTATCCAGAACTTCAGACTCCACAGAAAACACTCAGAACTGCCAAATGTCCAGTGGAAGCTGCAAGGCTTTATGG TGATTCTGATAGTGGTATCGGTCTGCACAGCAACTGGTGCTTGGAACTGGTTAATAGACCCGGAGACACAAAAG GTGTCATTTTTCACATCACTTTGGAATCACCCATTTTTCACAATTAGCTGTATCACCCTCATAGGCTTATTCTTTGCCGGAATACATAAAAGAGTGGTGGCCCCATCAAT TATAGCAGCCAGATGTAGAACTGTTTTGGCAGAATATAATATGTCCTGTGATGAT TATTGA
- the CNEP1R1 gene encoding nuclear envelope phosphatase-regulatory subunit 1 isoform X3, protein MNSLDQAEDLKAFERRLTEYIACLQPATGRWRNFICIQNFRLHRKHSELPNVQWKLQGFMVILIVVSVCTATGAWNWLIDPETQKVSFFTSLWNHPFFTISCITLIGLFFAGIHKRVVAPSMYPSIVCQY, encoded by the exons ATGAACTCCCTGGACCAGGCTGAGG ATCTCAAAGCTTTTGAAAGAAGACTTACTGAGTATATTGCATGTTTGCAACCAGCTACAGGACGTTGGAGAA ACTTTATTTGTATCCAGAACTTCAGACTCCACAGAAAACACTCAGAACTGCCAAATGTCCAGTGGAAGCTGCAAGGCTTTATGG TGATTCTGATAGTGGTATCGGTCTGCACAGCAACTGGTGCTTGGAACTGGTTAATAGACCCGGAGACACAAAAG GTGTCATTTTTCACATCACTTTGGAATCACCCATTTTTCACAATTAGCTGTATCACCCTCATAGGCTTATTCTTTGCCGGAATACATAAAAGAGTGGTGGCCCCATCAATGTATCCTTCAATAGTTTGTCAG TATTGA
- the CNEP1R1 gene encoding nuclear envelope phosphatase-regulatory subunit 1 isoform X4, producing the protein MNSLDQAEDLKAFERRLTEYIACLQPATGRWRMILIVVSVCTATGAWNWLIDPETQKVSFFTSLWNHPFFTISCITLIGLFFAGIHKRVVAPSIIAARCRTVLAEYNMSCDDTGKLILKPRPHVQ; encoded by the exons ATGAACTCCCTGGACCAGGCTGAGG ATCTCAAAGCTTTTGAAAGAAGACTTACTGAGTATATTGCATGTTTGCAACCAGCTACAGGACGTTGGAGAA TGATTCTGATAGTGGTATCGGTCTGCACAGCAACTGGTGCTTGGAACTGGTTAATAGACCCGGAGACACAAAAG GTGTCATTTTTCACATCACTTTGGAATCACCCATTTTTCACAATTAGCTGTATCACCCTCATAGGCTTATTCTTTGCCGGAATACATAAAAGAGTGGTGGCCCCATCAAT TATAGCAGCCAGATGTAGAACTGTTTTGGCAGAATATAATATGTCCTGTGATGAT actggaaaattaattttgaaacctAGGCCTCATGTTCAATAA
- the CNEP1R1 gene encoding nuclear envelope phosphatase-regulatory subunit 1 isoform X1 — translation MNSLDQAEDLKAFERRLTEYIACLQPATGRWRNFICIQNFRLHRKHSELPNVQWKLQGFMVILIVVSVCTATGAWNWLIDPETQKVSFFTSLWNHPFFTISCITLIGLFFAGIHKRVVAPSIIAARCRTVLAEYNMSCDDTGKLILKPRPHVQ, via the exons ATGAACTCCCTGGACCAGGCTGAGG ATCTCAAAGCTTTTGAAAGAAGACTTACTGAGTATATTGCATGTTTGCAACCAGCTACAGGACGTTGGAGAA ACTTTATTTGTATCCAGAACTTCAGACTCCACAGAAAACACTCAGAACTGCCAAATGTCCAGTGGAAGCTGCAAGGCTTTATGG TGATTCTGATAGTGGTATCGGTCTGCACAGCAACTGGTGCTTGGAACTGGTTAATAGACCCGGAGACACAAAAG GTGTCATTTTTCACATCACTTTGGAATCACCCATTTTTCACAATTAGCTGTATCACCCTCATAGGCTTATTCTTTGCCGGAATACATAAAAGAGTGGTGGCCCCATCAAT TATAGCAGCCAGATGTAGAACTGTTTTGGCAGAATATAATATGTCCTGTGATGAT actggaaaattaattttgaaacctAGGCCTCATGTTCAATAA